From a single Herbiconiux sp. SALV-R1 genomic region:
- a CDS encoding anti-sigma factor domain-containing protein yields the protein MTGTRDDDDARLLSGAYSLDALTRGEADEFDREAVDSPTLRDEADALRETSALLGLAVAPVQPSPRLKLDLMAKIAETPQLAPEVRNAPDFQHAPVTSSPQQVQDAVVTVAAPMEVTVAVAGPAELRSRRRWFTGPVGIIVGAAAAAALFVGGLAGGALINAGSGGAPVAEASATALAEITAAADSQRATVELDGGGAATLVWSGELGRSAVLVDGLGGLPDGKVYEAWYIDSDGAKPAGTFTPSATGTTWHVLDGSMHAGDSVGVTVEPAGGSATPTTDPVIVLPSA from the coding sequence CCTGTTGAGCGGCGCCTACTCGCTCGACGCGTTGACCCGCGGCGAGGCCGATGAGTTCGACCGCGAAGCCGTCGACTCTCCCACTCTGCGCGACGAGGCGGATGCGCTGCGTGAGACCTCTGCCCTGCTCGGCCTCGCAGTCGCGCCGGTGCAGCCCTCTCCCCGGCTGAAGCTCGACCTCATGGCGAAGATCGCCGAGACGCCGCAGCTCGCTCCGGAGGTTCGGAACGCTCCTGATTTTCAGCATGCCCCGGTCACGTCGTCGCCGCAACAGGTTCAGGATGCTGTGGTCACCGTCGCTGCACCGATGGAGGTCACCGTCGCCGTCGCCGGGCCCGCCGAGCTCCGCTCACGCCGGCGCTGGTTCACCGGCCCGGTGGGCATCATCGTGGGCGCGGCCGCCGCTGCGGCGCTGTTCGTGGGGGGCCTCGCCGGAGGAGCGCTCATCAACGCGGGCTCCGGTGGCGCTCCGGTCGCCGAAGCCTCGGCGACCGCCCTCGCCGAGATCACCGCGGCGGCCGACAGTCAGCGCGCGACCGTGGAGCTCGACGGCGGCGGTGCCGCGACGCTGGTCTGGTCGGGCGAGCTCGGCCGCTCGGCGGTGCTCGTCGACGGGCTCGGCGGGCTGCCCGACGGCAAGGTCTACGAGGCCTGGTACATCGACTCCGACGGCGCGAAGCCTGCCGGCACCTTCACCCCGTCGGCCACCGGAACGACCTGGCACGTGCTCGACGGGTCGATGCACGCGGGCGATTCGGTGGGTGTCACCGTGGAGCCGGCCGGCGGTTCGGCGACCCCCACCACCGACCCGGTGATCGTGCTCCCCTCAGCCTGA
- a CDS encoding MFS transporter yields MTDDAIAATASTADFAHWKRNVALFLSGQTISLFGSMVVQYAVMWWVTFETQSGLAIALYAVAAFLPQGIVSIFGGVLADRMNRKVLVMVADGTIAAVTLALAFFMLNGISDLWIILLAVAVRSVGAGVQTPAVQAMIPQIAPPDQLMRVNGFFQTVQSAMALLAPAAAGAVFGLFGIVPVFFIDVVTAVIGIGFLVFVSVPTLATLAEKTSSYRDDLVEGARYIWNHRIVRWLLVVFAVVFLLTVAPSFITPLLVARTFGTEVWMVTVLEIAFSVGMILGGVLVSTVLAKRSRIGLILTATFGFAVFTVALGLSPNLWVFYAFMFLFGLGVPLFSAPFMTLVQETVDPDKHGRVFSYVGIVMALATPIGMTVFGPLADVISVQLLLVLGGVATVVVIVVAILLPSGRAAIAAANATQREQPAAEGGGEPGGDGEHPGDGEHRGGGPHPGDGEQRDEPEASAPSRL; encoded by the coding sequence ATGACGGATGACGCCATCGCCGCGACCGCTTCCACCGCCGACTTCGCGCACTGGAAGCGCAACGTCGCGCTGTTCCTGAGCGGCCAGACGATCTCGCTGTTCGGCTCCATGGTGGTGCAGTACGCCGTCATGTGGTGGGTGACGTTCGAGACGCAGTCGGGCCTCGCCATAGCCCTCTACGCCGTGGCCGCCTTCCTGCCGCAGGGCATCGTGTCGATCTTCGGCGGCGTGCTCGCCGACCGCATGAACCGGAAGGTGCTCGTCATGGTGGCCGACGGCACGATCGCCGCCGTCACGCTCGCGCTCGCCTTCTTCATGCTGAACGGCATCAGCGATCTCTGGATCATCCTGCTCGCCGTCGCGGTGCGCTCGGTCGGCGCGGGGGTGCAGACGCCTGCGGTGCAGGCGATGATCCCGCAGATCGCGCCGCCCGATCAGCTCATGCGGGTCAACGGTTTCTTCCAGACCGTGCAGTCGGCGATGGCCCTGCTCGCCCCCGCCGCCGCCGGCGCGGTCTTCGGTCTGTTCGGCATCGTCCCGGTGTTCTTCATTGACGTCGTCACCGCGGTCATCGGCATCGGCTTCCTGGTGTTCGTGTCGGTTCCGACCCTCGCGACGCTCGCCGAGAAGACCAGCAGCTACCGCGACGACCTGGTCGAGGGTGCCCGCTACATCTGGAACCACCGCATCGTGCGCTGGCTCCTCGTCGTGTTCGCCGTCGTCTTCCTGCTCACGGTCGCCCCGTCGTTCATCACCCCGCTGCTCGTCGCCCGCACCTTCGGCACGGAGGTGTGGATGGTCACGGTGCTCGAGATCGCGTTCAGCGTGGGCATGATCCTCGGCGGGGTGCTGGTGTCGACCGTGCTCGCCAAGCGCAGCCGCATCGGCCTCATCCTCACCGCCACCTTCGGCTTCGCCGTCTTCACCGTGGCGCTCGGTCTCAGCCCCAACCTGTGGGTGTTCTACGCCTTCATGTTCCTGTTCGGGCTCGGGGTGCCGCTGTTCTCCGCGCCGTTCATGACCTTGGTGCAGGAGACCGTCGACCCCGACAAGCACGGCCGGGTGTTCAGCTACGTCGGCATCGTGATGGCCCTCGCCACCCCCATCGGCATGACCGTGTTCGGCCCGCTCGCCGACGTCATCAGCGTGCAGCTGCTGCTCGTGCTGGGCGGGGTCGCCACCGTCGTGGTGATCGTCGTGGCCATCCTGCTGCCCTCGGGCCGCGCCGCCATCGCCGCCGCGAACGCCACGCAGCGCGAGCAGCCCGCCGCGGAGGGCGGCGGAGAGCCAGGGGGCGACGGCGAGCATCCGGGCGACGGCGAGCATCGGGGTGGCGGCCCGCATCCGGGCGACGGCGAGCAGCGTGACGAGCCCGAGGCCAGCGCCCCCAGCCGCCTCTGA